One genomic region from Salvia hispanica cultivar TCC Black 2014 chromosome 2, UniMelb_Shisp_WGS_1.0, whole genome shotgun sequence encodes:
- the LOC125206130 gene encoding polygalacturonase-like, which produces MLKLSHTIVLALIATLHTCNAAFYNVVNFGAKGDGVTDSSSAFLKAWAAPCSSVEQSTMYVPKGTFLVNSIVFGGACKSKMQLQIIGALVAPYDYKSFLSDQAWIRFEYVNGLSVVGGDIDARGTSYWACKRSGANCPFGARSFSFQSCNDVEINGLTSHNSHAVHVFINGCNNMIIQYLTIVAPGDSPNTDGIHIGNSNNISVSHANIATGDDCISIGPGTTQMYMDNIVCGPGHGISIGSMGGNPDEGGVEHIVVNNSIFTGTENGVRIKTWAKPFNGYARDIKFENLQMQNVSNPIIIDQEYCPEKNCPNGNSGVKLSDVSFYNITGTSWTQDALVLICSWTKPCERIYLQDIHLNYINTFSNQQHAASHCENAGVISNGVVIPNC; this is translated from the exons atgcTTAAATTGTCTCACACAATTGTTCTTGCACTGATTGCAACATTGCATACGTGCAATGCGGCATTCTATAACGTGGTAAATTTTGGAGCGAAGGGCGATGGGGTGACGGACTCGTCATCGGCCTTCCTCAAGGCTTGGGCGGCTCCCTGCAGCTCGGTTGAGCAATCCACCATGTACGTCCCTAAGGGGACGTTCTTGGTGAACTCGATAGTGTTTGGCGGAGCTTGCAAGAGTAAAATGCAGCTCCAAATAATTGGAGCTCTTGTAGCTCCATATGATTACAAGTCTTTCCTCTCTGATCAAGCTTGGATAAGATTCGAATATGTGAATGGATTATCAGTTGTTGGCGGCGATATTGATGCAAGAGGCACAAGTTATTGGGCATGTAAAAGAAGTGGAGCCAATTGCCCCTTTGGAGCAAGG TCGTTCTCGTTCCAAAGTTGCAACGATGTGGAAATCAATGGTTTGACATCACATAACAGCCACGCAGTCCATGTTTTTATTAATGGATGCAACAACATgataattcaatatttgacAATTGTGGCTCCCGGTGATAGCCCCAACACCGATGGCATCCACATTGGGAATTCGAATAATATTAGTGTCAGCCATGCTAATATTGCCACCGGCGACGACTGTATCTCCATTGGCCCCGGCACCACCCAAATGTACATGGACAACATTGTTTGCGGCCCTGGCCATGGCATTAG CATTGGAAGTATGGGAGGCAATCCAGACGAAGGCGGAGTGGAACACATTGTCGTAAACAACTCTATCTTCACAGGAACAGAAAACGGAGTTCGGATTAAAACATGGGCTAAACCATTCAATGGATACGCAAGAGACATCAAGTTTGAAAATTTGCAAATGCAAAATGTTTCCAACCCTATAATCATTGATCAAGAGTATTGCCCAGAGAAGAATTGTCCAAATGGG AACTCTGGGGTGAAACTAAGCGACGTTTCATTCTACAACATCACAGGCACATCATGGACTCAAGACGCGTTGGTGTTGATTTGCAGTTGGACGAAGCCGTGTGAACGTATATATCTGCAAGATATTCATCTAAATTACATCAATACATTTTCTAACCAACAGCATGCAGCTTCACATTGTGAAAATGCAGGAGTCATTTCGAATGGTGTTGTAATTCCAAATTGCTAA
- the LOC125206131 gene encoding polygalacturonase-like, protein MAKPSTILFKTLFIVYFHQSQSATYNIVDLGANPNGEIESTNSMLKAWTLACASITPPTIYVPQGRFLLKDLHFKGPCNNNAVTFRINGTLVAPISDYGSIGGAANWLLFEGAHGVSIQGGVLDGHGAALWACKMSGNKCPDGATTLGITNSKNVAVSGLTSLNSQMFHIVINGCENVMLQGVTILAPENSPNTDGIHVQLSTGVTILNSKIGTGDDCISIGPGTTDLWIESVGCGPGHGISIGSLGKDFEEEGVENVTVKSVIFTDTQNGVRIKAWGRPSKGFANDILFQHAIMSNVQNPIVIDQNYCPSNKNCPSQVSGVKISNVTYQDVEGTSATKVAVKFECSESSPCHAIKLENINLSYKNQAARATCSNAAGTVAGIVEPSSCLF, encoded by the exons ATGGCTAAACCTTCAACCATTCTTTTCAAGACACTTTTCATTGTATACTTCCACCAATCACAATCAGCCACGTACAACATTGTGGATTTAGGAGCAAATCCCAACGGCGAAATCGAGTCCACAAATTCGATGTTGAAAGCATGGACCTTAGCTTGTGCCTCCATAACCCCACCCACAATTTATGTGCCACAAGGCAGATTCCTCCTAAAAGACCTACACTTCAAGGGTCCGTGCAACAACAATGCCGTGACGTTCCGCATCAACGGCACCCTAGTCGCTCCAATATCCGACTATGGTTCCATTGGAGGTGCCGCCAACTGGCTCCTCTTCGAAGGGGCCCACGGCGTCTCCATACAAGGCGGCGTCCTCGATGGTCATGGTGCCGCCTTGTGGGCTTGCAAGATGAGTGGCAACAAGTGCCCCGATGGTGCCACG ACACTGGGAATTACGAATTCAAAAAATGTAGCAGTCTCgggattgacatccctaaatAGCCAAATGTTCCATATCGTGATCAATGGTTGCGAAAATGTGATGTTACAAGGAGTTACTATTTTAGCCCCTGAAAATAGTCCCAACACCGATGGAATTCACGTACAATTGTCGACTGGGGTAACTATTTTGAACTCGAAAATTGGCACGGGAGACGACTGCATCTCGATAGGGCCGGGTACCACTGATCTGTGGATCGAGAGCGTCGGTTGTGGCCCCGGCCACGGCATTAG CATAGGGAGTCTAGGTAAGGATTTTGAAGAGGAAGGGGTAGAAAATGTGACAGTGAAAAGTGTAATATTCACAGACACACAAAATGGAGTGAGAATAAAGGCATGGGGAAGACCAAGCAAAGGGTttgcaaatgatattttgttcCAACATGCCATTATGTCCAATGTCCAAAACCCTATAGTCATTGATCAGAACTACTGTCCGAGTAACAAGAATTGTCCTAGCCAG GTATCTGGGGTGAAAATCTCAAATGTGACTTACCAAGACGTTGAAGGTACATCGGCAACAAAAGTAGCCGTGAAATTCGAGTGCAGTGAGAGTAGTCCATGTCATGccataaaattggaaaacATTAACCTTAGTTACAAAAACCAAGCTGCACGAGCAACATGCTCCAATGCCGCCGGCACGGTGGCCGGCATTGTCGAACCATCGAGCTGCTTGTTTTGA
- the LOC125206132 gene encoding ankyrin repeat-containing protein NPR4-like, which produces MCWWRDEQGLNPVQVAAKKGHVEILEELLEEDLLSVMERVHRGQTVLHLCMKHRQLRALEFLADKLRDLVYAKDDDGETLLHWAVRTQQVESKIYRYLSKKREQTMVVMTLITTMAFQAAVSPPRWGVVGIRSLGIR; this is translated from the exons ATGTGCTGGTGGCGAGACGAGCAAGGCCTGAACCCAGTTCAAGTTGCAGCCAAGAAAGGGCATGTTGAGATATTGGAAGAGCTGCTTGAAGAGGATCTTTTGTCTGTTATGGAGAGAGTGCACCGCGGTCAAACTGTGCTGCATTTGTGCATGAAACATCGCCAGCTTAGGGCACTGGAGTTTTTGGCGGACAAGTTGCGTGACCTTGTGTATGCCAAAGATGATGATGGAGAGACACTCTTGCATTGGGCTGTTAGGACCCAACAAGTTGAG TCCAAAATTTATCGATACTTATCAAAGAAGAGAGAGCAGACCATGGTGGTGATGACCCTGATCACAACCATGGCGTTCCAGGCGGCCGTGAGCCCCCCCAGGTGGGGTGttgtagggatcagatcacTCGGGATTCGCTAA